The region TCTTTCGGTCGTCTCTTCATTTCACTCTCTGCACTGACAAGATTCTGCTCAAGGAATTGCATTTCTCTGTTCTGAACTTTGAACTGTTTTCAACAGCTTTCGACATGTTGCTGTGCTCACATGATGACCATCATTACTCTGTTCAATCCAGGATCAATTAGCCTGCAAATAATTTGATTGCATCTCACATATGACACATGACACACGTACCAGAAGTTAATTAGCATAATTAATTGTTAGTCACTGACTCACTGTCATCAAATGACTGGAGAGGTTGTGTTCATTGTGTTCAGGATTAATTACCCTGCGACCAGTTTGATTGCATCACACATATGACACATTTGACAGACCTACCAGAAGTTAATATGATCATGAATTGGTCATCTCTGTTGGCAAATGACTGAAGCGGTTGTGTTTCATTGTGCAGTGCTGCAGCTCGGGTACAACCAGCTCTCTGGGAGCATCCCAACTCAGCTGGGTCAGCTCAAGAAGCTCACTGTCCTTGCCCTCCAGTCCAaccagctcgccggcgcgatCCCGGCATCTCTCGGTGACCTGCCGGAGCTGGCACGGCTGGATTTGAGCTCCAATCACCTCTTCGGATCGATCCCTTCCAAGCTTGCCGCAATCCCCAAGCTTGTCGCATTGGACCTCAGGAATAACACTCTTTCAGGAAGTGTTCCTTCTGGTAATTGTCATTGCCACTCATTAACAATGGATTAATTCTTTTGGATAATGATGTCATTAACCATGGTGTCATGAGTAACTGTGATTAGTTTTGTGTGTCATCTGAGAAAGAATCCATTGATTTTTGTAGGTCTGAAGAAACTGAACGAGGGGTTTCACTATGACAACAATTCAGAGCTATGTGGAGCTCGTTTTGATTCTCTGAAACCATGCGCgaacggcgatggcgacgataACGAAGATGGCGGGAAAATGCCTCGTAAACCTGAATCAACCTCTGTCAATGTCAAGCCACTGCAACCTCCACAGACCATGAACGTGAACAGAGACTGTGACAATGGCGGCTGCTCaacgtcatcgtcgtcgtcgtcttcgacggcgacgacactcTCTTCGGGGGCTATTCTCGCCGGAACGATTGTCATCGTCGGTGGAGTGGCGGCGTGCGGGCTGTCGGTGTTctcgtggcggcgccggcagaaGCAGAAGGTTGGCAGCACGGTGGAGAGCTTGGAAGGGCGAGGTAGCATGGACAAGCAGAAGGAAGCTTGCCAGAGGAGcaacgcgtcgtcgtcgttgatCAACGTGGAGTACTCCAGCGGCTGGGACACCTCGTCGGAGGGGTCCCAGCAAGGCGTCCGGCTGTCGCCGGAGTGGTCGCCGAGCGTGCGGTTCAACCTGGAGGAGGTGGAGTGCGCGACGCAGTACTTCTCCGACGTGAACCTGCTCGGCAGGAGCGGCTTCGCGGCGACGTACAGGGGCACCATgcgcgacggcacggcggtcGCCGTCAAGAGCATCAACAAGAGCAGCTGcaaggcggaggaggccgactTCCTCCGGGGGCTCCGCGTGATCACTTCGCTCCGGCACGACAACCTCGTCGGCCTCCGCGGGTTCTGCCGCTCCCGCGCCAGAGGCGAGTGCTTCCTCGTCTACGAGTTCATGGCCAACGGCTGCCTCTCCCGCTACCTCGACGTCAAGGACggcgaagccgccgccgccgccgtgctcgacTGGCCCACGCGCGTCTCCATCATCAAAGGCGTCGCCAAAGGTACACTTCAAACGTAAATTTTCTATCGttcacaaatatttatatttgatggcTGAATCTTTAAAACTCAATCAATCATTTTTacgttaaaataaatttttaaaacgtAACAAATTTGTGACAATATGCTAATATTTTTAGGCAAATTTACATACATCACTTACTGCGTTTTTAACTAAGCATTCGAGGAATTATTAATGAtctgaattttaaaagtttgactttttttttgaatgatgAAGAGGGTATCTTtagaaatgacatattttttttaaaaaaatattgttcgTATTGGGATcgcttaaaattttgatttgatgacatttaaaattatgaatttgTTCAGGAATCGAGTATCTGCACAGCAGCAAGGCGAACAAGGCAGCTCTGGTGCACCAGAACATCAGCGCGGACAAGATCTTGATGGACCACCACTTCACCCCTCacctctccggcgccggcgagcacaAGCTGGTCGCCGACGACGTGGTGTTCTCGACGCTCAAGGACAGCGCCGCCATGGGCTACCTGGCGCCGGAGTACACGACGACGGGGCGGTTCACCGACCGGAGCGACGTCTACGCCTTCGGGGTGGTGGTGTTCCAGGTGCTGACGGGGAGGAAGGCGGTGTCGTCGCAGCTccgcctcctcggcggcgccgagtACTCCGGCAAGCTGGACGACCTCGTGGACCCGCGCCTCGCCGGGCGGTTCTCCAGGCCCGAGGCCGCcaagctcgccggcgtcgcgctgCTCTGCACCAGCGAGTCGCCGGCGCAGCGCCCGGACATGGCCGCCGTGCTGCAGCAGCTCGGCGCCACACAGTAGTGACCAGTGACAGTGCCGGACCACCGCCAAGCTGCCATTGTCGTTCTAGCTCCATCCTGTACTGCATGCCATCGTAGTTCCAGTACCAGCTCCAGTTCCTTTCTCAGGAACTCGGATCATTTGCATTCTGCAAGTTAACCTTTGTTAGTTTTGCCGGAATTGAATCAGTTACTGCATGATTAACTAAGATAAATTTCTGAACTCGCTTGCTTTGTTTACGAACATGTGAATAAGAAAAGATCGATATAAGTAAATGCAACTATGAATCTGACGGTGAGTTTGATCCTGAAGCCCTGATTGGAGACTTCAGAGGGAATGTGCGTCGTGTTGATGAGGGCGACGGAGCCGAGCCAGATTTTGCAACGTGCTGTTTGAGTGAATAAACGAATGATTTAGTTAgtacaaaattgaaaatttgctctaaaaatatcatatgagaaactttttatataagttttttccGCAGAACATATTAGTCAGAAGTCTAAGAAACGTGTCCacgaaaatctaaaaattttcactgAAAATAAAAGCAGTTGTATTTGCTCAATTTGGGGTGGGGGGTTACGTTATCTTGGGGCACCGTTACCTCCCCCAAAGATACCGACAGTTACTACACGAATATACAtcaaatttagttaaaatttaaaacttaattgtaatttaatattattaccGTAGTTTTACCGCTACCAACCGCCTGCAGTAGAGCGGTTTTGAATGCAGTCATGCGATGGTCATGGCAGGGATGATTTTGGCATGAATGCAAAGACATTGAAGCTTGTGGACCGGAGGAGATTGATGACGCTTCTCGCAGGTCTCCGATCTACTGCAGGAGAAGCGTATTTGATGATGAGAATAGGCGCTTCAGCTCTGCCATTAAACCCAGACAACAGCAATGACGATGACGACGCAGTAAAGTTTGCAGCTTCAGACCGGGGTTCCCTGTTTCGTAATGGAGAAGTAATCCAGCGactgaaatttttaaattttgggatgGCAAGTTCTGAATTTCGAACAAACTATTGCTAGGTTCAAAGAAGTTGAAATTTTCTGCTGGAAGCATATCCTACATAAGCCAATACGAGATAAACCTAGAATTTTCAGGAGAGATTGTAAATTATGAACCTTGGTTCCGACGGAAATGGATTATGACACCTCAGGGGGTAGGGGTGGACAATAATCTCGAAGCTCGTGGCTCGGATCAGCTCATATCAAGCTCGGCTTGCATCAGCTTGAACTCGTAGTCTTAATGAGTCAAGCCGAGCTAAAAACGTTTTTAGCTCGTGAGCCAGTTCATAAGTCACTTATTTAGCTTGTTAGCACtgaatgtttttatatatttagaatttattAGCTTGTGCTTGGCCCTATAATTATATCCGAACTATTATACTGAATAAGTTTGTTAGTTAATGTTTATTCTTAtggtaataataataaatttataaattctaGAGATAATTTAAATGAAATTTAGCTTGTTAACAAGCCTAACGAGCTTAGCGGGATAGCTTgtgagccgagccgagctaaaCTTTTGGCTTGTTAATGTTAACGAGCCAAGTCAAGCTAATCCGTTAATATAACAAGCTCAAACGAGTCGAGAGTTAACCAGTCGACCTGACTCATTATCCACTCCTATCAAGGGGATATCCACTTCCTTTTACATGTCAATCCAATAGTTATCAAAtggtataataaaatatattaatatgcgATATATCGTTATGTGAACAgtcattttcaaatttgatataacaAAAAGAGTATGCGCATATTtagtcatatttattttttctatagcaacttgtacaaattaaattaacattGTATTTTAGTGATATATAACACATTAACATATattgttaacttttaaatcttttaagaTACGTAAAAAACGAGGACATCCCTATGAgagtttaaaatattttttctggtcTGAACGGcaaatgacttttttttttcttgttggaAAGGAACAGACGGTAAACTCTTCGTGATCTGAAATTAACATGTGACGGTAAATGAAATTATGATTTACTTTCAACTAAGAAAATAAGAAGAGTAAAATGGCAATCTTTAGCCCTTGATTCAGTGGCTGGTTCTCCACGTTTCCCGCCAAATGTGCTACGCTGCGCGCGCGCCATCTTGCAACGATCGCATGCCATTGGAAAAACTTTCCCCGTCTCCTTCGGATCGCgcgcggccaccaccacccccaccacTCCACCGGACTCcccgagctagctagctccggCCACCCATGTcgctggcggcgccggccacggTGCGCCTGCAGAAGGAGGCCAATGTCAACCAGAGCCTCTTCTGCTTCCAGACCAACTccggcgccacctcctccggcgtcttcgccggcgacgaccccCTCAAGTTCTACTTCCCGCTCTTCCTCTACCACGTCTGCATCGTCTTCGCCCTCTCCCGCGGCATCCAGGCCGTGCTCCGCCGCGCCAACGTCCCGCTCGTCATCTCCCAGATCCTCGTACGTTCGTGCACGCCCTagcttcttctccttcctctccggCCAGCTCGCCGGCGTTCCATTGGTTGATTGCTTAGATGATGTGTGTGTGTAGGCCGGCACGCTTCTGGGCCCGTCGTTCCTCGGCCACCTGGTGCCGCGCGTCGGCGAGATGTTCGCGACGCCGGAGGGGTGGGTGCTGATCAACACGATCGGCGGCTACGCCTTCACTCTCCACATCTTCGTCATCGGCGTCAAGACGGACCTCGGCATGATCGCCAAGTCCGGCAAGAAGGCCATCGCGATCGCCGTGTTCGGCACAGCCGCGCCACACCTCGCCATGTACATCGCCGGCCTCGCGCTGAAGGCGCGCGTGCCGGCGGCCTGGGCGGCCTCCTTCCTCATCACCAACCTCACCTCGTGGTGGTCGCTCTCGGCGTTCATCGTCGTCTGCTGCACGCTGCAGGACCTCAacctcctctcctccaagCTCGGCCGCCTCGCCATGTCCGCCGCGCTCATCGGCGA is a window of Oryza brachyantha chromosome 8, ObraRS2, whole genome shotgun sequence DNA encoding:
- the LOC102721011 gene encoding somatic embryogenesis receptor kinase 1-like, yielding MASTTKHALLRLLLLLPLLHTSLPAIAAAPSGSAAAGNAEVDALMELKAALDPSGRSLPSWARGGDPCGRGDYFEGVSCDARGRVATVSLQGKGLAGAISPAVAMLPGLTGLYLHYNALSGAIPRQLGDLPLLAELYLGVNNLSGAIPVELGRLSSLQVLQLGYNQLSGSIPTQLGQLKKLTVLALQSNQLAGAIPASLGDLPELARLDLSSNHLFGSIPSKLAAIPKLVALDLRNNTLSGSVPSGLKKLNEGFHYDNNSELCGARFDSLKPCANGDGDDNEDGGKMPRKPESTSVNVKPLQPPQTMNVNRDCDNGGCSTSSSSSSSTATTLSSGAILAGTIVIVGGVAACGLSVFSWRRRQKQKVGSTVESLEGRGSMDKQKEACQRSNASSSLINVEYSSGWDTSSEGSQQGVRLSPEWSPSVRFNLEEVECATQYFSDVNLLGRSGFAATYRGTMRDGTAVAVKSINKSSCKAEEADFLRGLRVITSLRHDNLVGLRGFCRSRARGECFLVYEFMANGCLSRYLDVKDGEAAAAAVLDWPTRVSIIKGVAKGIEYLHSSKANKAALVHQNISADKILMDHHFTPHLSGAGEHKLVADDVVFSTLKDSAAMGYLAPEYTTTGRFTDRSDVYAFGVVVFQVLTGRKAVSSQLRLLGGAEYSGKLDDLVDPRLAGRFSRPEAAKLAGVALLCTSESPAQRPDMAAVLQQLGATQ